The Candidatus Methanoperedens sp. genome contains the following window.
GAAGCATTTATTCCGAATATAGCAGAATAAAAAATGAACTCAATTTTTTAGGATGAACGGAATATGTTATGGGATAATTTGGGGGGTCTGAATAGTCACAAAATGAAGATAAAAAACACAGGAATACTTTACCTGGTTGCAGCCACTATACTAATATCATTGCTAGCCGAGGCTGAAATAATAGAGATAGCCTGGAACAGTATTCTGATACGCCCGCTTGGGGTTGAGATAAGTTTGCTCTGGCTGAACGTTTCCGGGATCGCAGCAGGTATATACCTGTTAATTCTGACAAAAAAATATTTAGATGCCAGAATGTCAGAAGCTAAAGATACTGAAGAAACGTACACTGGAATAATAATTTTAGTTGTATCTTTAATTCTTTTGTCCTTGATGATGAAGTCTAGTACATCCGACCTTGCGATAATAATGTTTTTAGCGCTTATACTGCCTGCACTTCTGATAATTATGGATTACTGGTCCAGTGGATTGCAATGGGCACGTGAAATGACTGAACAGTATGTCAAACAATCCACTGCAAGAGAAGAAGAAATAGCGGCTAAGATAGAGCAGTTGAATGAGTTAGCAAGAAAGATGGAAAACAAGGCAGAAAAAGTAGAGTGGATAGTCCGAAAAGTTTCGGATTAAAGGAGGAATTCAAAATGAAAATCAGCAGCATTGAAACAGTAACAACAACTGTAATTCTTATTCTTGCATTCGTATTATTAAGTGCCCTTGGAGTTTATCCACCAATAGCGACGGTTTTTGCAATTATAATTACACTTGGCATATACCTGCTAACCATAATCGCCAAAAGCTATATGAGTGCAAGGATGCAAAAAACAAAAATATTTGCAGATCTGGATGCCAGAATAGACAATTTAAAAGAATACATGGATAAGATTGAGAGCAGGATCGATGAAATAGACCGCATGCTCGAAAAGGTTTAGGATTATAGCTATGAGATGGGTTTTTGAAAGAAGCGTTCTTGAAAATAAGTCCCATGCAGCTATTTATAGATATATAAAAAGAAAATCCAGTAACACATGCTCAAAATGCAAAGGTCTAAAAATTAAAGGAGGATAAGAATAAAGTTGATAAAATCAATGTAATACTGGAAAAGGTTTCGGAATAGTGTGTTTATAGTCTTTCAGCAATCCATTATGAAATGGATTTCATGGTAATTGCAGGCAACTTATTTTGGTTCTTTCATCCTTTGGTTCAATGAGGTGACTTATATGAATGATGAATTAAATGATGAAGAAATTAGAGGAGAAAAGATGCCGACAGGTAAGAGACTGGTATTCGCAATACTCGGCGCTGTACTTGCAGGAGCAGTGATTGCAGGAATATACTACTATGAAAATACGTACAAATTCAGGCAGTATAGTATTGATTTAGATTCTGATTTGGGAAAGTTTGTTACAAAAATAGCACAAGATACTTTAGTAAGTGAAGGATACGATTTGGACAGCTTTATTCTTCGTTTCATCAAAGCTCAGAACATTGGTAATGATACTCTAAGGCTGGGAGTTATTTTTTCAGAAAGCGATGTTTACAAGAATATAACCCTGATCACTAATCATCCAATTAAGAACGGAGAGAGTAGCGTTTTATTTTATGCATTTATACAGCCTGCTGAAAATGAAAAGGGGCCATGGAAACCTGGAATTGTAACGGTGACATGGCCTTTACAATACTATACAATAACCAAGCAGGATTCTATGATCGACGCCTCATTGAATGGGTTTAAGATGATACAAATTATGAACCCTACTGTTGTTGAGATGAGTGTTGAGCAGAACATGGAGCAAACAGACAAAATCAATGAGTTTAAAGATCAAAACAAATTTAGTGGTAACAAGCTCTCTTATGATGATAATATTCTTATATTGTATAGCACAGACCTCGATGGCATAATAAAGAACAGCAAATCCATTGAAATTATCATAGATATTGAAGGTAATAACGCAAAAATAGTCGGAATCACAAAACGTGGATTTGAAAATGAAAATGAAAGAAAAACTGTAATAGACAAGACCATTGAGAAAAAAATCGTAATAGATAAAACTGTTGAAGAGATCGAATGGTACAACAATCCAGAAATAGTGCCCATTAAACCAGAAAATTAACAGGACTGACCTTCATGGAGATGAAAAAACAAAACCGGAAGTTTGTTGCAGCAATTATCATACTGGTTTTAGCAAGTTTCGTTCTAACAAACAAGCTTCTCGGAAACAGCCCTGGACTAAATCTTGTGATGAATGGAAGTACCGTGGTCATTGAGAGACCTGAAAAACTTTTTACGTACCCAGACCTGCTACTGAGTACGTTTAGCTCTTTTGTTTTGGGCACAACAATCATGTACCTGTTAGCAGGCAGATGGAGGGGATATTCAGAATCGATATCATCAGAATCAAAAGAGGTAGAAGAAAAAAAAAGTGAAAAGTGGCGAGTGGTTCTTGATGCCCTTAAAGAGGATGAATACAAAGTCTACAAAGAAATACTTGATGCAGGCGGTGAAATGCTCCAGAAAGACCTGGTAGCCCTATCTTGTTTTAATGGACCAAAGGTGACCCGCATTCTTGATAACCTTGAAAAAAGAAATTGTATTGAGCGTAAGAGCTATGGCATGACAAACCTGGTGAGGTTGAAATAAAATATTTGTAGAGAATCCACAGAAAATATATACGCTCCTTTATCATTTAAGAGATTATTTGATGGTAAATCGATGAATATTTACATCGCTGGAATTAATGCCGGAGAAGAGTTCTGGTGATAATTTTTACAGGGATTATCGGGGCGCTGATATATTATTTCCTTATTAAAGAAAGGGGTAACCATTAATGATACCAGGTATTATTGATTCTCATCTGAAACAACGTCCCTCGGATCAGCAATCTCCCCTTTCAGCGCGCTTGCAGCCGCAGTCTCTGGCGAAGAGAGGTATATCAGCCCTCCAGCCCCCATCCTGCCCTTGAAATTGCGGTTGGACGTGGAGAGGCATGTTTCGCCCTCGCATATTACACCCATATGGGCGCCAAGGCAAGGACCGCATCCGGGCGGCGCAATAATGGCTCCGGCTTTAAGAAGAGTAGAAATAATACCGGATTCCGTTGCTTTTATCAGGACAGAGCGCGAAGCAGGAAGCACAATTGTCCTGACTTTTACCTTTTTGCCTGAAAGGATCTTTGCCACAACTTCCAGGTCTTCAAATCTTCCGTTCGTACATGAGCCTATGAAAACCTGGTCAAGAGGCGTGCCAAGAAGTGTTCCGACCCCTGATACATTATCAACCTCGTGCGGTTTTGCAATTTGCGGTTCAATGTCTGCTGCATTAAAATTATATTCCTCACAATATTTAGCATCCTTATCGGCATAAACAGGCTCGAATTTATCACGCGCCCGTCCTTTAAGATATTCGAGGGTTTTAGCATCAGCAGGAATGATGCCTGCTTTTGCCCCCATCTCTATTGACATATTGCAAAGGGTCATACGCTCGGCCATTGATAATTCACTGATGGCACTGCCGTAATATTCTATAGCTTTATAATTAGCCCCATCTGCACCTACATTCTTGATTATGAAAAGTGTCATGTCCTTTGCTGACACGCCTTTTGCGAGTTTCCCTTCCACTGTGATCTTTATTGTTTGCGGGACGCGAAGCCACAATTTGCCGCTTGCGAAGATCTCAGCCATATCAGTTGCACCGACCCCTGTG
Protein-coding sequences here:
- a CDS encoding 3-isopropylmalate dehydratase large subunit, whose product is MPTISEKILSRASGKPANAGDFVLAKVDYAMAHDGTSILAVKSFKEMGVKKVWDPDRIIIPFDHIVPANNETAAKLHKSTRQWIKEQGIINFFDVGEGICHQVLPEQGFAMPGKLIIGADSHSCTYGAFGAFATGVGATDMAEIFASGKLWLRVPQTIKITVEGKLAKGVSAKDMTLFIIKNVGADGANYKAIEYYGSAISELSMAERMTLCNMSIEMGAKAGIIPADAKTLEYLKGRARDKFEPVYADKDAKYCEEYNFNAADIEPQIAKPHEVDNVSGVGTLLGTPLDQVFIGSCTNGRFEDLEVVAKILSGKKVKVRTIVLPASRSVLIKATESGIISTLLKAGAIIAPPGCGPCLGAHMGVICEGETCLSTSNRNFKGRMGAGGLIYLSSPETAAASALKGEIADPRDVVSDENQ